From Mucilaginibacter rubeus, a single genomic window includes:
- a CDS encoding TIGR01777 family oxidoreductase, which produces MTRSILLTGGSGLLGRHLTTALLAKGYTVSHLSRKAGNDARVKTFVWDINKGIIDERCIDGVDTIVHLAGSGIAEKRWTEARKKDLIDSRVKSIELVYDLMKRRQHQVTSVISASGIGYYSNRGDELMFETSTPTHDFISQCCVLWEDAVNESEKLGIRTVKFRTGVVLDKNGGALPTLAKPIKLFVGSPIGSGKQWVPWIHWLDVVDMYLLGIENKDLSGVYNMVAPSPVTNKQLTQAVAKHLHKPLWAPNVPGFLLKLLLGEMSSIVLGSTKVSAQKIEDAGFKFKYTDLDAALTNIYGS; this is translated from the coding sequence ATGACACGAAGTATATTACTAACCGGCGGATCAGGATTATTGGGCAGGCACCTCACCACGGCTTTATTGGCTAAAGGCTACACTGTGAGTCATTTAAGCCGCAAAGCAGGTAACGACGCCCGGGTAAAAACCTTTGTATGGGATATCAATAAAGGTATTATCGACGAGCGTTGTATTGACGGCGTTGATACCATTGTACACCTTGCAGGTTCGGGCATTGCGGAGAAAAGGTGGACAGAGGCCCGCAAAAAAGACCTGATTGATAGTCGCGTGAAGTCTATTGAGTTGGTTTACGATTTGATGAAGCGCAGGCAGCACCAGGTTACATCAGTAATTTCGGCATCGGGTATTGGTTATTACAGCAACCGGGGCGATGAGCTGATGTTTGAAACCAGCACCCCTACCCATGATTTTATATCTCAATGTTGTGTGTTATGGGAGGACGCGGTTAACGAGAGTGAAAAGCTTGGCATCCGCACTGTAAAATTCCGTACCGGGGTGGTATTGGATAAAAATGGAGGAGCCTTGCCAACGCTTGCAAAACCTATCAAATTGTTTGTTGGTTCGCCCATTGGCAGCGGTAAACAATGGGTACCCTGGATCCACTGGCTTGACGTTGTGGATATGTACCTGTTAGGCATAGAAAATAAAGACCTCAGCGGCGTTTACAATATGGTTGCGCCCAGCCCTGTCACCAATAAACAACTCACCCAGGCCGTTGCCAAACATTTACACAAACCATTATGGGCGCCCAATGTACCCGGCTTTTTGCTCAAGCTTTTATTGGGCGAAATGAGCAGCATTGTATTGGGCAGTACCAAAGTATCGGCACAAAAAATTGAAGATGCCGGGTTTAAATTTAAATATACCGATCTGGACGCGGCATTAACTAACATTTATGGATCATAA
- a CDS encoding cryptochrome/photolyase family protein has product MDHKTPVTLFWFRRDLRLDDNTGLYHALKSGNPVLPVFIFDKEILDQLEDKDDARVTFIYQTIEDLSAQLHKHGGSLLVLYDKAVHAWDELIKMYNIAEVYTNHDYEPYATKRDDEVRAKLNKHDIPFKTYKDQVIFEKDEVTKDDGKPYTVYTPYQRKWYSALKPFYLKAYPTKKYLKNLYQTKALSVPTLKEMGFEKSDMPLPDKGYESVIKDYKEQRDFPAVKGTSHIGMHLRFGTVSIRELASTAHSYHDKTWLNELIWREFYMMILHHFPHTMDYAFRPEYDRIHWINDEKQFEAWCKGETGFPIIDAGMRELNTTGFMHNRVRMIVASFLSKDLLIDWRWGERYFARKLLDYEMASNVGGWQWAAGSGTDAAPYFRIFNPEAQTKKFDPELKYIKKWVPEYADFSKYPKPIVDHSKARDRCLAAFKKALAK; this is encoded by the coding sequence ATGGATCATAAAACACCTGTAACCCTCTTCTGGTTTCGCCGCGATTTAAGGCTTGATGATAATACCGGGCTATACCATGCCCTCAAAAGCGGCAACCCGGTATTGCCTGTTTTTATTTTCGATAAAGAAATTCTTGACCAACTGGAAGATAAAGATGATGCCCGGGTTACGTTCATTTATCAAACCATTGAAGATTTAAGCGCCCAATTGCACAAACATGGCGGCAGTTTACTGGTGCTTTATGATAAAGCCGTTCATGCCTGGGATGAGCTGATCAAAATGTATAACATTGCCGAAGTTTATACTAATCATGACTACGAACCCTACGCCACCAAACGTGACGACGAGGTACGCGCAAAACTTAACAAGCATGATATCCCTTTCAAAACATATAAAGACCAGGTAATTTTTGAAAAGGATGAAGTGACAAAAGATGATGGCAAACCTTACACGGTTTATACCCCCTACCAGCGTAAATGGTACAGTGCGTTAAAGCCATTTTATTTAAAGGCCTATCCTACAAAAAAGTATCTCAAAAACCTCTACCAAACCAAGGCCCTATCTGTACCGACATTAAAAGAGATGGGCTTTGAAAAAAGCGATATGCCTTTGCCGGATAAAGGCTACGAAAGTGTTATTAAAGATTATAAAGAACAAAGAGATTTCCCGGCCGTTAAAGGCACTTCGCATATTGGCATGCATTTGCGTTTCGGTACGGTAAGCATTCGTGAACTGGCAAGTACTGCTCATAGCTATCATGATAAAACATGGCTCAATGAGCTCATCTGGCGCGAATTTTATATGATGATCCTCCATCATTTTCCGCATACGATGGACTATGCTTTCAGGCCGGAATACGACCGCATTCATTGGATAAACGATGAAAAACAGTTTGAAGCCTGGTGCAAAGGTGAAACCGGTTTCCCGATCATTGACGCGGGCATGCGCGAGCTAAATACAACAGGCTTTATGCATAACCGGGTACGCATGATAGTAGCCAGTTTTTTAAGTAAAGACCTGCTGATTGACTGGCGCTGGGGCGAACGCTATTTTGCCCGCAAACTACTGGATTATGAAATGGCCAGCAATGTCGGAGGCTGGCAATGGGCAGCGGGTTCGGGCACCGATGCCGCGCCGTACTTCAGGATCTTCAACCCCGAAGCCCAAACCAAAAAGTTTGACCCCGAACTTAAATACATAAAAAAATGGGTTCCGGAATATGCCGACTTCAGCAAATATCCAAAACCCATTGTTGATCACAGTAAAGCCCGCGACCGGTGTTTAGCAGCGTTTAAAAAAGCGCTGGCTAAGTAA
- a CDS encoding FKBP-type peptidyl-prolyl cis-trans isomerase, with the protein MKQTIFTLLVLISIGFMSCRKDRNDPDIKQYDESQIKNYIAANGITNMLRDTTGGDTSGIYYKIISQGRGTPMDYSDQISFVFTVRTLDGKFISVDSLNQNHYYGYLGHISSSLPKGLQTAIHNLIKYKGTSARVIIPSHLAYGVNGYGTGSSSNANTHIGGNQSLDYYINVVSNQELYDDAIITNYIKSKGLTGFAKTADGVYIKVATPGTGSDLIDLDSYITCTYSGKYLNDTVFDSTTNQGVTSNSFTVSGLRAGVIEALTGQTSGAAVSMIIPSRFGYGTTGSSPTIAANVVLYFDFTISAVTN; encoded by the coding sequence ATGAAACAAACAATTTTTACGCTCTTAGTACTTATCTCTATAGGCTTTATGTCGTGCCGGAAAGACAGGAACGACCCTGATATTAAACAATACGACGAATCTCAGATAAAAAATTACATAGCCGCAAACGGCATTACAAATATGCTTCGTGATACTACCGGTGGCGATACTTCCGGTATTTACTACAAAATAATATCTCAGGGCCGCGGTACCCCGATGGATTATTCAGATCAGATCTCTTTTGTATTTACGGTTCGCACGCTTGACGGAAAGTTTATATCTGTTGACTCTTTAAACCAGAACCACTATTATGGCTATTTAGGCCATATCAGTAGTTCTTTGCCTAAAGGCCTGCAAACGGCTATCCATAACCTGATAAAATATAAAGGAACATCGGCAAGGGTTATCATTCCATCGCATTTGGCTTATGGCGTTAATGGTTATGGAACCGGTAGTTCAAGCAACGCCAATACCCATATTGGCGGTAATCAGAGTTTGGATTACTATATCAATGTGGTTTCAAACCAGGAGCTTTATGATGATGCTATTATCACTAATTACATCAAATCCAAAGGGCTTACTGGTTTTGCCAAAACAGCAGATGGGGTGTATATAAAAGTGGCTACTCCAGGCACCGGTTCAGATCTGATCGATCTTGATTCATATATCACTTGTACCTATTCGGGTAAATACTTAAATGATACCGTATTTGACAGTACTACCAATCAAGGTGTTACTTCTAACTCTTTTACTGTTAGTGGTTTACGGGCCGGCGTAATAGAGGCGCTTACGGGACAAACCTCGGGAGCCGCCGTATCAATGATAATACCTTCAAGATTTGGTTATGGTACAACCGGCAGTAGTCCGACCATAGCTGCAAATGTTGTTCTCTATTTCGATTTCACCATATCTGCCGTTACTAATTGA
- a CDS encoding FKBP-type peptidyl-prolyl cis-trans isomerase — protein MNRILLVLLLLSTIIFGCVKSSVDPAVQYRAQAAIDDKIISDYLAANSTLKAKRVDTTGVYYIVNDGEGGTGNVLYTNSTQVTVGFTGKILTSGFVFAQTDQFHPSYVLGAVIKGWQLGIPQIKPGGKVRLLIPSRYAYGPYAQDSIHLPANSVLDFQIQLYGVTN, from the coding sequence ATGAACAGGATTCTGTTAGTTTTACTGCTGTTAAGCACCATTATTTTCGGATGTGTTAAATCATCTGTTGACCCTGCTGTACAATACCGGGCACAAGCCGCTATTGATGATAAGATAATCAGCGATTATCTGGCTGCCAATAGTACGCTTAAAGCCAAACGGGTAGATACAACAGGTGTTTACTATATTGTGAATGACGGCGAAGGTGGAACCGGTAATGTTCTTTATACCAATTCGACACAGGTTACAGTTGGTTTTACCGGCAAGATCCTGACATCGGGTTTTGTGTTTGCGCAGACAGATCAGTTTCACCCCAGCTATGTACTGGGAGCTGTAATTAAAGGCTGGCAGTTAGGTATCCCGCAGATAAAACCGGGAGGAAAGGTGAGATTGCTGATCCCTTCACGTTATGCTTACGGGCCATATGCGCAGGATTCGATACATTTGCCGGCTAATTCGGTACTTGATTTTCAAATTCAGTTGTATGGCGTAACCAATTAA
- a CDS encoding MarR family winged helix-turn-helix transcriptional regulator, producing the protein MHNNVKHQETIDYFIKIVWQTMANRYNQLVTEFGFTQSIGYLLINIDEKEGTTVSQAAALLGLKSTSLSRMLSQLEVTGLIYRESNEGDKRSVKIYLTPLGKEKRHQARVIVRQFNNYLDANISEADKQHLIETLKKLNKLTVNYKP; encoded by the coding sequence ATGCATAATAATGTAAAACACCAGGAAACTATCGACTATTTTATAAAAATAGTGTGGCAAACCATGGCTAACCGGTATAACCAGTTGGTTACGGAGTTCGGCTTTACACAATCAATAGGTTACCTGCTCATTAACATCGACGAAAAAGAAGGCACTACCGTATCACAGGCAGCGGCCTTGCTGGGGCTTAAATCAACCAGCTTGTCGCGTATGCTTAGTCAGCTGGAAGTCACTGGTCTTATTTATCGCGAAAGTAACGAGGGGGATAAACGCTCAGTTAAAATTTACCTTACCCCATTAGGTAAGGAAAAACGGCACCAGGCCCGCGTAATAGTAAGGCAGTTTAATAACTACCTTGATGCCAACATCAGCGAAGCCGATAAACAGCACCTCATCGAAACCCTTAAAAAACTCAACAAGCTTACGGTTAATTATAAACCGTAA
- the ggt gene encoding gamma-glutamyltransferase, with the protein MTTNFFKVNNPKCRFLFFAVIFFTLAGCAPGQLGLNNSGQYHNGMVVCAYPDAAQVGLDILKKGGNAVDAAVAVQFALTVTLPEAGNIGGGGFMVYRAGDGKTNTLDFREKGPVAANANMYLDSAGNVIPDMSLYTHKASGVPGSVDGMVEAHRKYGKLKWADLVQPAINLSRNGFKITKHLAKDLNSAADQFKKLNPGKNYLVKDGEWKEGDLLVQEDLAKTFEQIRDKGRDGFYDGSVADLLVAEMKLGNGLITKADLKNYHSVWRDALVGNYKEYKIITMPPPSSGGIALLQLLKSVEPYPLKQWGYNQDSTIRLIVEAERRVYADRSKYLGDPDFYKVPVDSLLRPAYIASRMKTFSWDAATPSTSIQPGSFVGYESDQTTHYSIVDQDGNAVSITTTLNDTFGSRIFVSGAGFLLNNEMDDFSSKPGVPNMYGLIGGKANSIQPGKRMLSSMTPTIVEKDGKLFMVVGTPGGSTIITSVFQTILNVIEFNQSMQQAVASKRFHSQWLPDEVTIEKDGVDSVTLNKLQSKGYKIVSRQSIGKVDAIIKTKWGYYEGGADPRGDDTKMGW; encoded by the coding sequence ATGACTACAAACTTCTTCAAAGTAAATAATCCGAAATGCCGGTTCCTGTTTTTTGCCGTAATATTTTTCACCCTGGCTGGCTGTGCGCCGGGGCAACTGGGATTGAACAACAGCGGTCAATACCACAACGGGATGGTGGTTTGTGCCTATCCTGATGCCGCACAGGTTGGGCTGGATATATTGAAAAAAGGAGGTAACGCGGTTGACGCCGCTGTCGCGGTTCAATTTGCTTTAACCGTTACTTTACCCGAAGCCGGTAACATAGGCGGAGGTGGCTTCATGGTTTACCGTGCCGGTGATGGCAAAACAAATACACTTGATTTTAGGGAGAAGGGCCCTGTTGCCGCCAATGCTAACATGTACCTCGATTCGGCAGGCAACGTAATTCCTGATATGAGTCTGTATACACACAAAGCTTCTGGCGTGCCGGGATCTGTTGATGGCATGGTGGAAGCTCATCGTAAATATGGAAAACTGAAATGGGCCGACTTGGTGCAGCCCGCTATTAACCTTTCCCGTAATGGTTTTAAGATAACCAAACACCTGGCTAAGGACCTGAACAGTGCTGCCGATCAATTCAAAAAGTTAAATCCCGGTAAAAATTATTTGGTGAAGGATGGCGAATGGAAAGAAGGTGATTTACTGGTGCAGGAAGATCTTGCCAAAACATTTGAACAGATCCGCGATAAAGGTCGCGATGGGTTTTACGACGGCTCGGTTGCTGATTTATTAGTAGCCGAAATGAAACTGGGCAACGGGCTTATCACTAAGGCCGACCTTAAAAATTATCATTCCGTTTGGCGCGATGCCCTTGTTGGTAACTATAAGGAGTATAAGATCATCACCATGCCGCCGCCATCAAGCGGTGGGATTGCATTGCTACAACTATTGAAATCGGTTGAGCCTTATCCGCTTAAACAATGGGGATATAACCAGGATTCTACCATCAGGCTTATTGTAGAGGCCGAACGCCGGGTATATGCCGATAGATCTAAATATCTTGGCGACCCGGATTTTTATAAAGTGCCTGTTGATAGCCTGCTCAGGCCGGCTTACATTGCATCGCGGATGAAAACTTTTAGCTGGGATGCAGCCACGCCAAGCACCAGTATCCAGCCGGGTTCATTTGTTGGTTATGAAAGCGATCAAACTACCCATTATTCTATTGTTGACCAGGATGGTAACGCGGTATCTATCACCACTACTTTAAACGACACTTTTGGCTCAAGGATTTTTGTAAGCGGGGCGGGCTTTTTGCTTAACAACGAAATGGACGATTTCAGTTCAAAGCCGGGAGTGCCAAACATGTACGGACTTATCGGCGGCAAAGCAAACAGTATTCAGCCGGGTAAGCGGATGTTATCATCCATGACACCTACCATTGTTGAAAAAGATGGTAAATTGTTCATGGTGGTTGGCACCCCCGGAGGTTCAACCATTATTACCTCGGTTTTTCAAACCATACTCAACGTAATTGAATTTAACCAAAGCATGCAACAGGCGGTTGCTTCAAAGCGTTTCCACAGCCAATGGTTGCCCGATGAGGTAACTATTGAAAAAGATGGCGTTGACAGCGTTACCCTGAACAAACTGCAAAGTAAAGGATACAAAATAGTAAGCAGGCAATCCATCGGCAAGGTTGATGCCATCATCAAAACCAAATGGGGCTACTACGAAGGCGGTGCAGACCCGAGAGGGGATGATACAAAGATGGGTTGGTAA
- a CDS encoding S8 family serine peptidase produces the protein MIKLYTIISFCFLLSFAAAGVMAQQPLISEKNRVQLNDISKQALTDYQVSYNKAVSLAATHGWTLSRRTKNGNLLTLQGVNKLGFPIYIITHNNTTAAATTGTNTLQPGGSLGLNLSGSSDFLSNKLAIWDGGAVYKAHQEFAGKTITLKTTASVNDHSSHVAGTMIAKGVYAPAKGMSFGATTLLSYDFNNDEATMSAAAANLLLSNHSYGVVAGWDYNDSAARWEWNGLPGDTVDYNFGFYDAKTANWDKIAYNAPYYLIVESAGNERSSNGPAVGETYYGYKSKTDQTFVSKGARPAGISNNDGYDIISTSGNAKNILTVGAVYPLPYGPKVRENVVIAPFSSWGPTDDGRIKPDIVGDGVNVLSVGVDNTTSYLTLSGTSMAAPNVTGSLYLLQEYYAKQNGGAFMRSATLKGLVCHTAFDAGNVGPDYIYGWGLLNMPEAAQAITDNGGKSIVSEKTLSQGQTQTYNVIASGSRLLAATIAWTDLQGTATTEGVINSRTPKLVNDLDIRVSDGTTTFTPWVLDPEKPGFAATHGDNIRDNIEQVYIPNSVPGRAYTITVSHKGTLSSGSQAYSLIVTGVGGTAYCASAPLSSTDSRVDNFKLANIDNSPAAGCTSYSDYTSLTAQLEQAKTYPLSITLGTCGNNFNKAAKVFIDWNANGVFEDNELVATTGVINGTDTYNTNITVPGTVVAGAYSLMRVVLTETGDASTIKACGTYAKGETQDYRVQFLQTSIDAGVISIVSPGSSGSCSASTPVTVRIKNFGNAAINNIPITVTITDANNLTTAYNETYKSSLPALAEDNFTFSQEFNAVAGASYTITATSKLTGDPVSSNNSVTANVVINSPATIGDLSAYYCATTKQYELFGTGDGTVLWYQNANDVLPIAAGSEALTSQAPVNNTYYAGINDFSGTVGPATKGAFTAGGYNQFTPYITVNTKVPVLIKSARLYIGNSGKITFNVANANGQIVSSTSIDAVATRTTPLAGAQPDDPNDQGQVYDLNLSLPAAGDYQISVDFADQATIYRSNGGVTGYPFKIGDIFSINGNSATATNGDTTAYKGYYYYFYDMKVQSLGCASAARKAVTLSKPVITQANNTLTSNFNDGNQWLLDGNVISGATAVTYNPTQSGKYQVQVTLANGCVAQSDNYFYAREGVAGNKSEIGLSAFPVPVSTNLNVVFSAREAATMKLSLINAAGEAVYQSAQQSIDQGPYSTTLNVSRQTPGVYVLKVLLGQKVYSQKVIITR, from the coding sequence ATGATTAAACTTTACACAATTATTTCGTTTTGCTTTCTGTTGTCATTTGCTGCAGCCGGCGTAATGGCGCAGCAACCTCTGATCAGTGAAAAAAACAGAGTTCAGCTGAATGATATTTCAAAGCAGGCGCTCACAGATTATCAGGTATCTTATAATAAGGCAGTATCATTAGCCGCAACACACGGCTGGACACTATCACGCCGTACCAAAAATGGTAACCTGCTTACGCTGCAGGGTGTTAACAAATTAGGATTTCCGATATACATCATAACACATAACAATACTACCGCGGCTGCTACTACGGGTACCAATACCTTACAACCAGGCGGTTCACTGGGTTTGAATTTATCCGGCTCGTCAGATTTTTTAAGCAATAAGCTGGCTATATGGGATGGCGGTGCAGTTTACAAAGCCCACCAGGAATTTGCAGGTAAAACTATCACTCTTAAAACTACTGCGTCTGTAAATGATCATTCATCGCACGTAGCGGGTACTATGATAGCCAAAGGAGTTTACGCGCCTGCCAAAGGGATGTCATTTGGTGCAACAACGTTGCTATCCTACGATTTTAATAACGACGAAGCTACCATGAGTGCCGCTGCCGCTAACCTGTTGTTATCAAATCACTCCTATGGAGTGGTGGCGGGCTGGGATTATAATGATTCGGCTGCGCGTTGGGAATGGAATGGTTTGCCCGGCGATACCGTAGATTATAACTTTGGTTTTTATGATGCTAAAACAGCCAACTGGGATAAGATAGCATATAACGCGCCATATTATCTTATAGTTGAATCGGCCGGTAATGAACGGTCAAGCAATGGCCCGGCTGTTGGTGAAACCTACTACGGCTATAAAAGCAAGACCGATCAAACCTTTGTAAGTAAAGGTGCACGGCCCGCAGGTATCAGCAATAACGACGGCTATGATATTATCAGTACCAGCGGTAATGCCAAAAACATACTTACCGTAGGGGCAGTTTACCCGCTTCCTTACGGACCTAAAGTAAGGGAGAATGTAGTGATTGCCCCCTTCAGCAGCTGGGGGCCGACTGATGACGGTCGCATTAAGCCCGATATTGTTGGTGATGGTGTTAATGTGCTTTCGGTTGGTGTTGATAACACTACATCATATCTTACACTGTCGGGTACTTCGATGGCCGCTCCTAATGTTACCGGCTCGCTTTATTTATTGCAGGAATATTATGCTAAGCAAAATGGTGGTGCGTTCATGCGGTCGGCCACATTGAAAGGCTTGGTTTGCCATACCGCTTTTGACGCCGGAAATGTAGGTCCTGATTATATTTACGGCTGGGGGTTATTGAATATGCCGGAAGCCGCGCAAGCAATAACCGATAACGGTGGCAAAAGTATTGTAAGTGAAAAAACATTAAGTCAGGGACAAACACAAACCTATAACGTAATAGCATCGGGCAGCCGACTGCTGGCTGCAACCATAGCATGGACAGACTTGCAAGGCACGGCCACTACGGAAGGGGTCATCAACAGCCGTACCCCTAAACTGGTAAATGATCTTGATATCAGGGTGAGTGATGGTACTACTACTTTTACTCCCTGGGTGCTTGATCCGGAGAAACCAGGTTTTGCCGCGACCCATGGCGACAATATTCGTGATAATATTGAACAGGTATATATCCCCAACTCGGTTCCCGGCAGGGCATATACAATAACAGTATCACATAAAGGCACTTTATCATCCGGATCACAAGCCTATTCACTCATTGTTACAGGAGTTGGCGGAACTGCGTATTGCGCTTCGGCCCCGCTTTCAAGTACCGATTCGAGGGTCGATAACTTTAAATTGGCCAATATTGATAATTCTCCTGCTGCAGGCTGCACAAGCTATTCGGATTATACCAGTCTTACCGCACAGTTGGAGCAGGCTAAAACATATCCCCTGAGTATTACGCTGGGTACTTGTGGTAATAATTTCAATAAAGCAGCCAAAGTATTTATCGACTGGAATGCCAACGGTGTTTTTGAAGATAACGAGCTGGTTGCTACAACCGGGGTCATTAATGGCACGGATACTTATAATACAAATATCACCGTGCCCGGCACGGTGGTTGCCGGGGCTTACAGCCTGATGCGCGTTGTACTTACCGAAACAGGTGACGCATCAACTATTAAAGCTTGCGGTACTTATGCCAAAGGCGAAACACAGGATTACAGGGTACAGTTTCTGCAAACCAGTATCGATGCGGGCGTTATCTCTATCGTAAGTCCGGGTAGTAGTGGTTCATGCTCGGCAAGCACGCCCGTTACCGTGCGAATTAAAAACTTTGGTAACGCGGCTATAAATAACATTCCGATTACGGTTACCATTACCGATGCCAATAACCTTACAACTGCTTATAACGAAACTTATAAAAGCTCGTTGCCTGCCTTAGCCGAAGACAACTTTACCTTTAGCCAGGAGTTTAACGCAGTTGCAGGCGCATCTTACACTATTACCGCCACCAGCAAACTTACCGGCGATCCCGTTAGCAGCAATAACTCGGTAACGGCCAATGTGGTAATTAATTCGCCGGCAACTATTGGCGATTTGAGCGCTTATTATTGTGCCACCACCAAACAATACGAGCTATTTGGTACCGGCGATGGCACCGTGTTGTGGTATCAGAATGCTAACGATGTTTTACCTATTGCCGCCGGGAGTGAAGCTTTAACCAGTCAGGCCCCGGTTAACAACACCTATTACGCAGGTATTAATGATTTTAGCGGAACTGTAGGCCCTGCCACTAAAGGCGCGTTTACAGCTGGTGGCTATAATCAGTTTACGCCTTATATTACTGTAAATACCAAGGTGCCGGTGCTCATTAAAAGCGCGCGTCTTTATATCGGCAATTCGGGTAAGATAACATTTAACGTAGCTAACGCTAACGGGCAGATTGTTTCTTCAACCTCTATCGATGCTGTTGCTACACGCACCACTCCGCTGGCCGGCGCACAACCCGATGATCCAAATGACCAGGGGCAGGTGTATGACCTTAACCTGTCGTTACCGGCTGCCGGTGACTACCAGATCTCGGTTGATTTTGCTGATCAGGCTACCATATACCGGAGTAATGGAGGGGTAACAGGTTATCCTTTCAAAATAGGCGATATATTTAGTATTAACGGCAACAGCGCTACAGCAACCAATGGCGATACCACGGCATATAAAGGCTACTACTATTATTTTTACGATATGAAGGTGCAAAGCCTCGGCTGCGCGTCTGCCGCACGTAAAGCGGTAACATTAAGTAAGCCTGTTATTACCCAGGCGAATAATACACTGACCTCGAATTTCAATGATGGTAACCAGTGGCTCTTGGATGGTAATGTAATAAGCGGGGCTACCGCTGTAACCTATAATCCTACACAAAGCGGAAAGTACCAGGTACAGGTTACCCTGGCCAATGGGTGTGTGGCACAATCTGACAATTATTTTTATGCGCGGGAAGGTGTTGCCGGGAATAAGAGCGAGATTGGATTAAGCGCGTTTCCGGTACCGGTAAGCACCAATTTAAATGTGGTGTTTTCGGCTAGGGAAGCTGCAACTATGAAACTATCACTTATTAATGCCGCAGGCGAAGCTGTTTATCAGAGTGCCCAGCAAAGTATTGATCAGGGGCCTTATAGCACCACCCTTAACGTGAGCAGGCAAACACCGGGAGTGTATGTGTTGAAGGTATTATTGGGGCAGAAGGTTTATTCACAAAAAGTTATCATCACCCGTTAA